The Bos mutus isolate GX-2022 chromosome 7, NWIPB_WYAK_1.1, whole genome shotgun sequence genome window below encodes:
- the LOC102277019 gene encoding ras-related protein Rap-1b-like, with product MREYKLVVLGSGGVGKSALTVQFVQGIFVEKYDPTIEDSYRKQVEVDAQQCMLEILDTAGTEQFTAMRDLYMKNGQGFALVYSITAQSTFNDLQDLREQILRVKDTDDVPMILVGSKCDLEDERVVGKEQGQNLARQWNNCAFLESSAKSKINVNEIFYDLARQINRKTPVPGKARKKSSCQLL from the coding sequence ATGCGTGAGTATAAGCTAGTCGTTCTTGGCTCGGGAGGCGTTGGAAAATCTGCTCTGACTGTACAGTTTGTTCAAGGaatttttgttgaaaaatatGATCCTACGATAGAAGATTCTTATAGAAAGCAAGTTGAAGTAGATGCACAGCAGTGTATGCTTGAAATCTTGGATACTGCAGGAACGGAACAATTCACAGCAATGAGGGATTTGTACATGAAAAATGGACAAGGCTTTGCGTTAGTTTATTCCATCACAGCACAGTCCACATTTAATGATTTACAAGATCTGAGAGAACAGATTCTTCGAGTTAAAGACACAGATGATGTTCCAATGATTCTGGTTGGTAGTAAGTGTGACTTGGAAGATGAAAGAGTTGTAGGAAAGGAACAAGGTCAAAATCTAGCAAGACAGTGGAACAACTGTGCATTCTTAGAATCCTCtgcaaaatcaaaaataaatgttaatgagATCTTTTATGACCTAGCGCGACAAATTAACAGAAAAACTCCAGTGCCTGGGAAGGCCCGCAAAAAGTCGTCATGTCAGCTGCTTTAA